One Peromyscus leucopus breed LL Stock chromosome 6, UCI_PerLeu_2.1, whole genome shotgun sequence genomic region harbors:
- the Ostc gene encoding oligosaccharyltransferase complex subunit OSTC produces METLYRVPFLVLECPNLKLKKPPWVHMPSAMTVYALVVVSYFLITGGIIYDVIVEPPSVGSMTDEHGHQRPVAFLAYRVNGQYIMEGLASSFLFTMGGLGFIILDRSNAPNIPKLNRFLLLFIGFVCVLLSFFMARVFMRMKLPGYLMG; encoded by the exons ATGGAGACGCTGTACCGAGTCCCATTCTTAGTGCTCGAATGCCCCAACCTGAAGCTGAAGAAGCCGCCCTGGGTGCACATGCCGTCGGCCATGACGGTGTACGCGCTGGTGGTGGTGTCTTACTTCCTCATTACCGGAG GAATAATCTATGATGTTATTGTTGAGCCCCCAAGTGTTGGCTCAATGACTGATGAACATGGACATCAGAGGCCAGTAGCTTTCTTGGCTTACAG agtaaATGGACAGTATATTATGGAAGGACTTGCGTCTAGCTTCCTGTTTACAATGGGAGGTTTAGGTTTCATAATCCTGGACCGATCCAATGCACCAAATATCCCCAAACTCAAtagatttcttcttctcttcattgGCTTTGTCTGTGTCCTGCTGAGTTTCTTCATGGCTAGAGTATTCATGAGAATGAAATTGCC GGGCTACCTGATGGGCTAG